The Lycium barbarum isolate Lr01 chromosome 12, ASM1917538v2, whole genome shotgun sequence genome includes a region encoding these proteins:
- the LOC132621463 gene encoding uncharacterized protein LOC132621463, with product MGGCVSTPATTIRVRKKNHLRHRKNHRKNSNSGLVVTSRKRNSDSRVTDIAVSEFVHTTTTCRTSEVSNSTFHLTQLQWQHSQIDANVLCQEEAWFDTHSMFESDSDDDFSSVHGDIFPNTSSGQVLQYETSSCFIDSKLKYNELPSLGNTKKKKNLDRAFASFKNVKKEIFQMQEKTQENVFKSVLPKLVNSLSFNDKIINGSNSAPHSQVKKSTIIRLSLKRTSVDGEETNEFRSSRKYLRRPMAGLSIPCCTEETSISGSWSKIEPSNFKLRGDSYFKDKRKTPAPNVSPYAPIGVDLFACPRKINHIAQHIELPSIKGDERIPPLLIVNIQLPAYPAPMFVGDADGEGLSLVIYFKLSESFEEEISPQFQDSIKRFIEDDMEKVKGFAKESIVPFRERLKIMVGLVNPDELVSSSTERKLLNAYNEKPVLSRPQHNFYRGPNYFEVDLDIHRFSYIARKGFDAFRERLQHGILDFGLTIQAQKPEELPERVLGCVRLNKIDFIDHGQIPTLVRVEEDYCSEQYS from the exons ATGGGCGGCTGTGTATCAACTCCAGCAACCACAATCAGGGTAAGGAAGAAAAACCATCTCCGCCATAGAAAAAACCATAGAAAGAATTCAAACTCAGGTCTAGTAGTAACCAGCAGGAAAAGAAACAGCGATTCGCGGGTGACAGATATTGCTGTTAGTGAGTTTGTTCATACTACTACAACCTGCAGAACATCTGAGGTCTCCAATTCCACATTTCATCTTACTCAGTTGCAGTGGCAGCATAGTCAAATAGATGCTAACG TTCTCTGCCAAGAAGAAGCATGGTTTGACACCCACAGCATGTTTGAGTCCGACTCAGATGACGACTTTAGTAGTGTTCATGGAG ATATTTTCCCCAACACTTCAAGTGGACAAGTACTTCAGTATGAAACTTCATCATGCTTTATTGATAGCAAACTCAAGTACAATGAACTTCCATCCCTAGGGAAtaccaaaaagaagaagaatttgGATCGTGCCTTTGCAAGTTTTAAAAATGTTAAAAAGGAGATATTTCAGATGCAGGAGAAAACTCAGGAGAATGTTTTCAAGTCTGTTTTACCGAAGCTGGTAAATTCCTTGAGTTTCAACGACAAAATCATAAATGGATCAAATTCAGCTCCACATTCTCAAGTAAAGAAGTCAACTATTATACGGCTCTCTCTGAAGAGGACATCTGTTGATGGAGAAGAAACAAATGAATTTC GTTCTTCAAGAAAGTATCTTCGCCGCCCCATGGCTGGGCTTTCAATTCCTTGTTGCACAGAAGAAACGTCTATTTCAGGAAGTTGGTCAAAGATTGAGCCCTCAAACTTTAAGCTCCGTGGTGATAGTTATTTCAA AGATAAGAGGAAAACCCCTGCTCCTAATGTATCTCCTTATGCTCCAATTGGGGTCGACTTATTTGCTTGCCCAAGAAAGATCAATCATATAGCACAACATATTGAGCTTCCTTCTATAAAAGGAGATGAAAGAATACCTCCATTACTAATTGTTAACATTCAG TTGCCCGCTTATCCTGCTCCCATGTTTGTTGGTGATGCTGATGGAGAAGGCTTGAGCCTTGTAATATATTTCAAACTTTCTGAAAGTTTTGAGGAGGAAATCTCTCCTCAGTTTCAGGACTCCATCAAG AGATTCATCGAGGATGACATGGAAAAGGTGAAAGGATTTGCAAAAGAATCAATTGTTCCTTTCAGAGAGAGGTTGAAGATTATGGTCGGGTTGGTTAATCCAGATGAGCTTGTTTCAAGTTCAACTGAAAGGAAGCTTTTGAATGCTTACAATGAAAAGCCTGTGCTTTCCCGCCCTCAACACAATTTTTATCGG GGCCCCAATTACTTTGAAGTTGATCTTGACATTCATCGCTTCAGTTACATAGCAAGAAAGGGTTTTGATGCTTTTAGAGAACGTTTACAACATGGAATACTTGATTTTGGTCTAACAATTCAG GCACAGAAGCCAGAGGAGCTGCCAGAGAGAGTGCTTGGTTGTGTTAGATTGAACAAGATTGATTTTATTGATCATGGCCAAATACCAACACTTGTGAGAGTTGAGGAAGATTATTGTTCAGAACAATACAGCTAA
- the LOC132621464 gene encoding uncharacterized protein LOC132621464, which translates to MEACFVTSKSFSEKLLPPLGSRISYSTRRRLLFVSQFHQLKKVGTPLSVTCCQANSSLPSPSPQDEEKPFAEIDWRSFRARLVAGERASRSEEPSSVVNPDTIDDLPPLPAITVGSKWAHTIHEPEKGCLLIATEKLDGVHIFERTVVLLMSMGPIGPTGLILNRPSLMSIKEMRSSVLDMAETFANRPLFFGGPLEEGLFLVSPKEGGEDGLGKSGVFDEVMKGLFYGTKESVGCASEMVKRDIVGLDNFRFFDGYCGWERDQLRDEIKAGYWTVAACSPSVIGLSDVGSVGLWEEVLGLMTPKKVW; encoded by the exons ATGGAAGCTTGCTTTGTCACTTCAAAGTCCTTCTCAGAGAAACTCTTACCTCCATTAGGATCAAGAATTTCTTATTCTACAAGAAGAAGGTTGCTATTTGTTAGTCAATTTCACCAGCTCAAAAAAGTTGGCACTCCTTTGTCAGTGACCT GTTGCCAAGCAAACTCCTCATTGCCATCCCCTTCACCTCAAGATGAAGAAAAACCTTTTGCTGAAATTGATTGGCGATCATTTCGAGCAAGATTGGTCGCAGGAGAACGAGCTTCCCGGTCGGAAGAGCCCTCCTCCGTCGTCAATCCCGACACCATCGACGATCTTCCACCTCTTCCGGCCATCACAGTTG GTAGCAAATGGGCCCACACGATCCACGAACCCGAGAAAGGTTGCTTGCTCATAGCCACTGAAAAGCTCGATGGTGTCCACATTTTTGAGCGGACCGTAGTTCTCTTAATGTCAATGGGCCCAATAGGCCCAACGGGCTTAATTCTCAACAGGCCTTCGCTTATGTCGATAAAGGAAATGAGATCGTCCGTATTGGATATGGCTGAGACGTTTGCGAATAGGCCTTTGTTCTTTGGTGGGCCTTTAGAAGAAGGGCTGTTTTTAGTGAGCCCAAAAGAAGGAGGTGAAGACGGGCTTGGAAAAAGTGGGGTTTTTGATGAAGTAATGAAGGGTTTGTTTTATGGGACAAAAGAGAGTGTGGGTTGTGCTTCTGAAATGGTAAAAAGGGATATAGTTGGGCTTGACAATTTTAGGTTCTTTGATGGGTATTGTGGATGGGAAAGAGATCAGTTGAGGGATGAGATTAAAGCTGGTTATTGGACAGTAGCAGCCTGTAGTCCAAGTGTAATTGGGCTTTCTGATGTGGGAAGTGTTGGGCTTTGGGAAGAAGTTCTTGGGCTTATGACCCCTAAGAAAGTGTGGTGA
- the LOC132621465 gene encoding uncharacterized protein LOC132621465, with product MRFVKWPRKGWMKWRFASEVLCDKKVPPKLKGKFYKVMVRPTMLYGAECWPVKKSHIQKKVAEMRMLRWMCGNTRSDRIRNEVIRDKVGVASVEDKMREARLRWFRHVMRRDTNAPVRMCERLAMEDFRRGRGRPKKYWGEVIRQDMAHLQLTEDMTLDKRVWRTQIRIEG from the exons ATGAGGTTCGTGAAATGGCCACGAAAAG ggtggatgaaatggaggtttGCCTCTGAAGTGTTGtgcgacaagaaggtgccaccaaaactcaaAGGTAAGTTCTACAAAGTGATGGTTAggccgactatgttgtatggggcggagtgttggccagtcaaaaaGTCTCACATTCAGaagaaagtggcggaaatgagaatgctgcgatggatgtgtgggaacactaggagcgataggattaggaatgaagttatcCGAGATAAGGTAGGAGTAGcttcagtggaggacaagatgcgggaagcgaggctgagatggtttaggcatgtgatgcggagagacacaaatgccccagtgcggatgtgcgagaggctggctatggaagatttcagaagaggtagaggtaggccgaagaagtattggggagaggtgattagacaggacatggcgcatcttcagcttaccgaggacatgaccttagataagagggtatggaggactcagattaggatagaaggctag